The Lepidochelys kempii isolate rLepKem1 chromosome 25, rLepKem1.hap2, whole genome shotgun sequence genome contains a region encoding:
- the LOC140903196 gene encoding uncharacterized protein: MKQGFCLPHNWLQRSGFPAAGLQLFAKAAQASLTIVQTGETEAGKVGLAQLPGGNGIRTQLVQSRLACAAPAEPGLITLLPGLALAPGRAPAWRCAGSPGPGPGPRGTAVLLPFSPWQGAPGTQGHCALRGAGWGRAKGGGRPGARRLKSITGGLVLPASSSSPASPPRPPPPVSTNPAPAEVSLRIQRAGDTLHKAGRPPRGADGAAGELPHRGEPRGSRLNFRTMASSRLCLLCSLLSLLAAGQETLGPRAAGSPASKSQEEKELIEALQEVLEKLKTERLPSIEKKLSSVPSCDAGEPCAVRKGARIGRLCKCPRGTACNFYILKCL; encoded by the exons ATGAAACAGGGGTTTTGCCTCCCCCACAACTGGCTCCAGCGCTCGGGGTTCCCGGCCGCAGGGCTCCAGCTCTTCGCAAAGGCAGCTCAAGCATCATTAACTATTGTACagactggggaaactgaggcaggaaaagTGGGACTGGCTCAGTTACCTGGTGGTAACGGGATTAGAACCCAGCTGGTTCAGAGCCGCTTGGCTTGTGCTGCTCCCGCTGAGCCAGGCCTAATTACCCTGCTGCCAGGGCTAGCTTTAGCCCCCGGAAGGGCCCCTGCCTGGCGGTGTGCTGGCAGCCCAGGGCCGGGCCCGGGGCCCAGGGGCACTGCGGTGTTGCTGCCTTTCAGCCCTTGGCAGGGTGCTCCTGGCACTCAGGGTCACTGCGCCCTgcggggagctggctgggggcgGGCGAAGGGGGGCGGGCGCCCTGGGGCCAGGAGGCTAAAATCCATCACAGGAGGCCTGGTGCTACcagccagctccagctccccGGCCAGCCCCCCAAGGCCGCCCCCGCCCGTCTCCACCAATCCGGCGCCTGCGGAGGTGTCGCTCCGCATTCAAAGAGCTGGCGACACGCTGCATAAAGCCGGCCGCCCCCCGCGCGGAGCCGACGGAGCAGCCGGCGAGCTGCCGCACCGGGGCGAGCCAAGGGGGTCACGCCTGAACTTCAGGACCATGGCCAGCTCCCGGCTCtgtctgctctgctccctgctctccctgctgGCCGCCGGCCAGGAGaccctggggcccagggctgcgGGCAGCCCGGCGAGCAAGAGCCAAGAAGAAAAGGAGCTG ATTGAAGCTCTCCAAGAGGTGCTGGAGAAACTGAAGACGGAGAGGCTGCCCTCCATAGAGAAGAAGCTGAGCTCAGTGCCTTCG TGCGACGCTGGCGAGCCGTGTGCCGTGAGGAAAGGAGCCCGGATCGGGAGACTCTGCAAGTGCCCCCGCGGGACGGCCTGCAACTTCTACATCCTCAAGTGCTTGTGA
- the LOC140903215 gene encoding zona pellucida sperm-binding protein 4-like, whose translation MDNMMFWLFCGLFFLIGGAQGGFRNGGVLWNISRLTCGQRSLVFTLLPNQTEIAPLVLRALDAEGRPHVLQSNPACGTRVEQQANSSVVVEASYAGCYVNERDGSFVMTVQIEGPVASYKEELRCPNHLLARDAPSPSMCSAIQASARLPCAAPPITRGDCEALGCCYQPGDRLTPCYYGDKVTAQCTPDGQFSVAISRDVTTPPLDLSSVHLVSAHGSRCAPVSRNEDFVVYRFPLSACGTTVQASGDQRVYENELVADRKVLTSHSGSITRDSTFRLTIRCSYSAEDFLPVNIMVSTLPPPLPAVGQGPLALEMRIATDEHYSTYYTDREYPVVKLLRDPVYVEVRILQRMDPSLVLVLHQCWATPSTNPLQQPEWLILVDGCPYEGDNYQTQLVPVGEASGLQFPSHHQRFIVSTFTFVDITSQRALSGPVYFHCSASACMPSGLEHCAVQCPTNLQGRMRRASQSQAWGEEPLSLVTAEGPVDFQAGQEAEDDLAQEGSHGLRPLVEWGEVLVSLAGAVAALSVAVVVALGLRKHWGRWGHARGTASA comes from the exons ATGGATAACATGATGTTTTGGCTCTTTTGTGGCCTCTTTTTTCTGattgggggagctcagggtggcTTTAGGAATGGGGGGGTTCTTTGGAATATTAGCCGGCTGACCTGTGGGCAGAGAAGCTTGGTATTCACCCTGCTCCCAAACCAGACTGAGATAGCTCCCCTTGTGCTGAGAGCTCTGG ATGCAGAAGGCAGGCCCCATGTTCTGCAGAGCAACCCTGCCTGTGGGACGCGTGTCGAGCAGCAAGCCAATAGCTCTGTGGTGGTTGAAGCGTCCTATGCTGGATGTTATGTCAACGAGAGA GATGGCAGCTTTGTGATGACAGTCCAGATCGAAGGCCCTGTGGCTTCCTACAAGGAGGAGCTGAGGTGCCCAAACCACCTTCTAG CCCGGGATGCCCCGAGCCCTAGCATGTGCTCTGCCATCCAGGCCTCGGCTAGGCTGCCGTGCGCTGCCCCACCCATCACACGAGGCGACTGCGAAGCGCTCGGCTGCTGCTACCAGCCCGGTGACAGGCTGACTCCCTGCTACTATGGCGACAAGG TGACCGCGCAGTGCACCCCAGATGGCCAGTTCTCAGTTGCAATCTCAAGGGATGTGACCACACCACCCCTGGACCTGAGCTCCGTGCACCTGGTCAGCGCTCACGGCAGCAGATGTGCCCCGGTGTCTAGGAATGAAGACTTTGTTGTGTACCGCTTCCCACTCTCGGCCTGTGGGACCACTGTCCAG GCATCTGGTGACCAGAGGGTGTATGAGAATGAGCTGGTAGCAGACCGCAAAGTGCTCACATCCCATTCTGGCTCAATCACTCGGGACAGCACCTTCAG GCTGACCATCCGCTGCAGCTACTCAGCTGAGGACTTCCTCCCTGTGAACATCATGGTCTCCACCCTTCCTCCACCCCTGCCTGCAGTTGGGCAGGGACCCCTGGCCTTGGAGATGAGGATTGCTACAG ATGAGCATTACAGCACCTACTACACAGACCGTGAGTACCCAGTGGTGAAGCTTCTCCGGGACCCAGTGTATGTGGAGGTCCGCATCCTCCAGAGAATGGACCCAAGCCTGGTTCTGGTCCTGCATCAGTGCTGGGCCACCCCAAGCACCAAccccctgcagcagccagagtgGCTGATCCTTGTAGATGG GTGCCCTTATGAAGGTGACAACTACCAGACCCAGCTGGTGCCTGTGGGCGAGGCCTCAGGGCTGCAGTTCCCATCTCACCATCAGCGCTTCATTGTCAGCACTTTCACCTTCGTGGACATCACCTCCCAGCGAGCGCTCTCAGGCCCG GTGTATTTCCACTGCAGTGCCTCTGCCTGCATGCCCTCTGGACTGGAACACTGTGCAGTCCAATGCCCCACAAACCTGCAGGGGAGAA TGAGAAGAGCCTCCCAGAGCCAAGCCTGGGGGGAGGAGCCCCTGAGCCTGGTGACAGCTGAGGGGCCTGTGGACTTCCAGGCTGGCCAAGAAGCAGAGGATGACCTTGCCCAGGAAG GTTCCCATGGACTCAGGCCCCTGGTGGAGTGGGGAGAGGTGCTGGTGTCCCTGGCAGGGGCTGTTGCTGCTCTCTCGGTTGCTGTTGTGGTGGCTCTGGGCCTGAGGAAGCACTGGGGCAGGTGGGGACATGCCAGGGGGACTGCAAGTGCCTAA